The sequence ACACCGTCGCTATGTTCAGCGTCGCTCGTATCGACGCTTTTCAACTTTCCGTGCGCAACCGGCGAATCATAGACACACGCAAACAACGTCCCGTGAACCACAGGAATATCGTCGAGATAGACACTCTCGCCGCGCACGTGTGAATGTGAATCGATGTTCTTCATTCAAGAAATTTCACCACAGAGACACAGAGCACACGGAGCGGCCTTGATCGCTCTGTGCCTCTGTGGCTCTGTGGTGAATCAGCTTCCAAATAATTCATGAAAATGTGCGCGGAATAGTTGTCTGAGTAACAGTCGTTTGTATTCCGCCGCGCCGCGAACGTCTGAGATCGGCGAGATCTCGGACTGCATTATTTCGTTGGCGGCGGTGATCGTTTCTTCGTTAGGTTCCCGACCTCGCAGGAAGGCTGAGGTTTCTTTCAGATAAAGTGGGATCGGTGCGACGCCGCCGGCGGCGACATGGACTCCGCTGATCGTTTCCCCCGACATTATTAGTGAGATCGCGGTGTTGACGGTCGCGATATCGAGATACGTGCGTTTGCAGACTTTTTCAAAATTGAAACGAAAGTCGCTGGTCGGTTTCTTGAAACGAACGCCGACGATAATCTCATCAGGTTGTTTTGCTAGTTGTTTGTAACCGAGGTAAAAGCCCTGAAGGGGTAGCGTGCGTGTTACGCCCTTACTTACGTGCGGGCTTGCGCAACTCAGATCGACGTTTGCATCCAGGGCGAGGAACCAGACGGTCATGTCGCCGATGGGCGAGGCGTTAACGAAGTTGCCCGCGAGCGTTGCCATGTTGCGGATCGGTGTGGATGAGACGAGTTTTAGATGTTTGTAGAGGTCGGGGAAGATGAGGCGCATCACCGGCGATTCGAGCAGGTCGGTGACGGTCGCGGAGGCCCCGATCTCGATATCGATACCTGTGTCGCGAATGCCGCGCAGCGCATCGTCAAACAGCAACGGTGTTGATGCGGACTCAGCCATTTCCTCGGGCCGCTGGACATACAAATCGGTGCCGCCGCCTGTCGGAACCGCCTGCGGTAGCGGGCGGCTAGTTCCTTGCGGGTCACTCGTTAATGTCTTTAGGCGCGTTCCAATAGTCTCGAAATAGTCCGGGACGAACTGGCCGCCCG is a genomic window of Chloracidobacterium sp. containing:
- a CDS encoding FAD binding domain-containing protein, with protein sequence MIRFILNREDIASDLPMGTTVLDFVRYHKNLKGTKIGCREGDCGACTILVGELVDERVRYRSMTSCLMPLANAAGKHIVTIEGINPTDGSFTPVQQAMVDESGTQCGFCTVGFVMSLTGHCLDRVSSPTVRKAADTSVEAAISSIDGNICRCTGYKSIERAACRLSEPPASAGGQFVPDYFETIGTRLKTLTSDPQGTSRPLPQAVPTGGGTDLYVQRPEEMAESASTPLLFDDALRGIRDTGIDIEIGASATVTDLLESPVMRLIFPDLYKHLKLVSSTPIRNMATLAGNFVNASPIGDMTVWFLALDANVDLSCASPHVSKGVTRTLPLQGFYLGYKQLAKQPDEIIVGVRFKKPTSDFRFNFEKVCKRTYLDIATVNTAISLIMSGETISGVHVAAGGVAPIPLYLKETSAFLRGREPNEETITAANEIMQSEISPISDVRGAAEYKRLLLRQLFRAHFHELFGS